The nucleotide window GAGGACCTTGTGTGGGTGCAGTAACAGGGCCCGGCCTGGGGCGGTGCTGCCGCGGGAGGACCTTGTGCGGGTGCAGTAACACTGCCCGGCCTGGGGCGGTGCTGCCGCGGGAGGACCTTGTGCGGGTGCAGTATTAGGGCCCGGCCTGGGGCGGTGCTGCCGCGGGAGGACCTTGTGTGGGTGCAGTAACACTGCCCCGCCTGGGGCGGTGCTGCCGCGGGAGGACCTTGTGCGGGTGCAGTAACACTGCCCGTCCTGGGGCGGTGCTGCCGCGGGAGGACCTTGTGTGGGTGCAGTAACAGGGCCCGGCCTGGGGCGGTGCTGCCGCGGGAGGACCTTGTGCGGGTGCAGTAACACTGCCCGTCCTGGGGCGGTGCTGCCGCGGGAGGACCTTGTGTGGGTGCAGTAACAGGGCCCGGCCTGGGGCGGTGCTGCCGCGGGAGGACCTTGTGTGGGTGCAGTAACAGGGCCCGGCCTGGGGCGGTGCTGCCGCGGGAGGACCTTGTGTGGGTGCAGTAACAGGGCCCGGCCTGGGGCGGTGCTGCCGCGGGAGGACCTTGTGTGGGTGCAGTAACACTGCCCGGCCTGGGGCGGTGCTGCCGCGGGAGGACCTTGTGTGGGTGCAGTAACACTGCCCGGCCTGGGGCGGTGCTGTCCCGGGAGGACCTTGTGTGGGTGCAGTAACAGGGCCCGGCCTGGGGCGGTGCTGCCGCGGGAGGACCTTGTGTGGGTGCAGTAACACTGCCCGGCCTGGGGCGGTGCTGTCCCTGGAGGACCTTGTGTGGGTGCAGTAACAGGGCCCGGCCTGGGGCGGTGCTGTCCCGGGAGGACCTTGTGTGGGTGCAGTAACACTGCCCGGCCTGGGGCGGTGCTGTCCCGGGAGGACCTTATGTGGGTGCAGTAACAGGGCCCGGCCTGGGGCGGTGCTGTCCCGGGAGGACCCGCTGGCTGGGCCCCGGCAGACTGCTGCGAAGTGACGGCGCTTCACCTCCCTCCGCCCCGGTAGCCCTCAGGGGGCAGCATGGTGAGTGAGGCCTGTCCCGGCCCCGATTATCTTCCTCCTTCCGCCGCCAGTGAGCAGGACTCAGGCCCGCAGTGACCCCGCCGCCGGGGTCCCTCCCAGGCTGGTTTATCGCTCCCTACCCGAGGTCGGCAAACCCGGCACAGGCCGGGGACTGAACCCGGGTCCTAGCTCGGGGGAGAGGGCTCGAGTCTCCTGATCTCCCCCCGAGGCGCTCTGGGACGGCTTGAGGAGGCTCTTACTATTCGTCTATGGGGGGCATCATTGCCGAGCCTGAACATGCGCACtctttccagcaggtgtcactcGATAGCGATCAGTTGGGGGAATCACGGCTAATTTCCCCcaactcccctcccccttccctcccccccttcctccccttcccttcccccccttcccttcctccccttcccttcccccccttcccttcctccccttcccttccccccctcccccctccccctcccctccccccaactcccccctcccctccccccaactcccccctcccctccccccaactcccccttcCCACAGagccggggggagtgggactaattggatagctctttcaaagagccagcaggggtgtgatgggctgaatgacctcctcctgtgctgtacaattctaagTTCTTTCTGAATGCATCGTATTCATCATTTGCTTTGTATTGGTTGCAGAGTGCGGGTGGTCTGAATGCGTTGGTGCGGAGGCTGTACGCCCTGCAGGAGGAGCGTGTCGAAGCATATCGGCTCTTCGACCTGTGAGTAAATCTACGCCTCCGATGTACGCACGTGTTAATTTATAtagcttatttttttttaaatcctccaATTTTCTTGCTTCTTCCTATGTGAACCTGGACACTTATTGCCAGCAGGATATTTAATTGTGGAGGATGTCTATCTCACACAACTCACTGCCACCAGTGTAATGTCATTTTAACGAACCATTCTAACTTTCCCGTAAGTGGGCCTTGTGTCCCCTCTGAGGTTTGCGGTCAGTGTTTTAGACCTCATACTCTTTAGGACTCTCAATCTGAGATCACCGGTCCCCACTGTACTCTACTCCTCTCCAGAAACCGGAATTATCAGTGACTCCTCGCCCACCCTGGGCTGGGCTCCGAACTAACCAGATTTATTAACAGGAATTAAACAAGTTGGACACATACAGAACACTACAAGTCTTTTTACAGTGACAGCTGTGTTTATAGTGAGAGTCTCCTGACCAACAGTCTGTGCTCCAGCATCCACTTTCAGTCCGATTTCACCCAGGACCATCCTGGTTCCTACAGTTCCAGGGCTCATCCatcccgctctctgactctctctccctcaatctcctaACCCCTCCCATTCCCcgaaccccccccccattccccccctaaccccccccccattccccccctaaccccccccccattccccccctaaCCTCTCCCATTCCTCTaacctctctttatctctctctctcagtctcccatTATAACTGCCTGGAATGCACCGTGAGTTCTGCTAGCACAAATAACCTGAACTGATGTTACAGACTAATAGTCCCTCTGATCATCCCATTTGTTGATAAATGACAGGACACGACAGCCAGACACACCTCAGCCTTTCCTCTCCTGggcccagctaactcagcacagactggtgaTTGAAACTAGACCTATGTGCCTCAGTACCGCAAGGAAAGTAGGAGTTTAAAAATGTTGGATAATATTGAATAAGGAATTCCTTTCTCCACCTTTCTGGTTTCAGGGGACACCAGGCCTATCTCCGCTCAGCTCCCAACTACGACTTCATCCAATACCGACAGCTCGTGCACGAAATCACACAGGCGTTTAACCGCATCTCGAAGGAGGTGATTCAGCTCAAGGACCGGTTTCACGAGGAGTACGATCGGCCCGACCTCTCGGAACACATCGAGAGGGTTCAGGAACGGGAGCGGGAGAAACTGGAGCTGGTAAGACGCAGGGAAAGGGGGCCACTGGGGTACAGCGGGGCATCAGTTGGAAGCACAGCACCAGAGAACACATGAGGGGTTTTGGTATATTCTCCCTCtttgagtaaatagggagaaaccgaGCAGAAAGAGAATTCCGGTAATCCAGATGTGGCActtggagagagagtggagagtttATACATCTGGAAACCAAATCACCACAGAAaaccatgaaggattttgatagagtaaataaggagaaactgtttccactggcagaagggtcagtaaccagaggacacagatttaagataattggcaaaagagccagagtggagatgaggagaatttttttacacagtgagttgtgatgatctggaattcactgcctgaaagggcggtggaagcagattcaataataactttcaaaagggaattggataaatacttgaaaaggagacatttgcagggctatggggaaagagcaggggagtgggactaattggatagccctttcaaagagctggcaaaggcacgatgggccaaatggcctctttctgtgctgtatgattctatggttctttaTCTAATGTGCTGACTGCCAGTTGGTCAGTGAAGTGCGGAGTGAGATACTAAgcgacacagactcagacagactcATCTCCAGTGGTCCCATCCtctagtctgtgctgatttagctgatctcagctaagaATGGGGAGGGGTGAGTCCGCCTGCCTGTTTGACAAGGGGATCCTGCAGTGATGGCTGTAGTTGCTGAGGACAGTGTGCACCCAGACTGGTGACATGACTGCACAGTGCCAAACTGGTTCGCTAATCTCACAAGGGCATCTGTACATGTCTGGTACTGATTCCCTGCCCACATGGGGTGTCTGTCACTGTCCTTACGCTGAACTACTGCTGggctttttttattattttagtGTAATTAAGATAAGAGATGttaatgctggggaatggaacactttccgttTTGGcctgtcactgtcccatcaaacacttccagggcaggtaaagcacgggttagatacagagtaaagctccctctacactgtcccatcaaacacttccagggcaggtatagcacgggttagatacagagtaaagctccctctacactgtcccatcaaacagagggttgagtagattgggactctactcattggagttcagaagaatgagaggcgatcttattgaaacatataagattgtgaaggggcttgatcgggtggatgcggtaaggatgttcccaaggatgggtgaaactagaactagggggcataatcttagaataaggggctgctctttcaaaactgagatgaggagaaacttcttcactcagagggtagtaggtctgtggaatttgctgccccaggaagctgtggaagctacatcattaaataaatttaaaacagaaatcgacagtttcctagaagtaaagggaattaggggttacggggagcgggcaggaaattggacatgaatttagatttgaggttaggatcagatcagccatgatcttattgaatggcggagcaggctcgaggggccgattggcctactcctgctcctatttcttatgttcttatgttcttaaacactcccagggcaggtacagggttagatacagaataaagctccctctacactgtcccatcaaacactcccagggcaggtacagcacgggttagatacagagtaaagctccttctacactgagaAGTGTCGTAAGCTAAACAcagtgagcaggctattggtgagtaagtgctgcttgatagcactgttgacgacaccttccatcactttgcttatgattgagagtagactgatgaggcggtaattggccggattggatttgtcctgctttttgtggacagggcaattttccacattgtcgggtagatgccagtgttgtagctgtactggaacagcttggctagaggcgcagcttgttctggagcataagtcttcagaactacagctgggatgttgtcggggcccatagcctttgctgtatccagtgcactcagccgtttcttgatatcacgtggagtgaatcgaattggctgaagactggcttctgtgatggtggggatatcgggaggaggctgagatggatcatccactcggcacttctggctgaagatggttgcaaacgcttcagccttgtcttttgcactcacgtgctggactccgccatcattgagaatggggatgttcacagagcctcctcctcccgttagttgcttaattgtccaccaccattcacgactggatgtggcagaactgcagagctttgatctgatccattggttgtggaatcgcttagctctgtctatagcatgttgcttccgctgtttagcatgcatgtagtcctgagttgtagcttcaccaggttggcacctcatttttaggtatgcctggtgcagctcctggcatgctcttctacactcctcattgaaccagggttgatcccctggcttgttggtaatagtagagtgaggaatatgccgggccatgaggttacagattgtgctggaatacaattctgctgctgctgatggcccacattgcctcatggatgcccagttttgagctgctagatcggttctgaatctatcccatttagcacggtgatagtgccacacaacacgttggatggtgtcctcagtgcgaagacgggacttcatctccacgaggactgtgcggtggtcactcctaccaatactgtcatggacagatgcatctgcgacaggtagattggtgaggacgaggtcaagtcagtttttccctcgtgttggttcgctcaccacctgccgcaggcccagtctagcagctatgtccttcaggactcggccagctcggtcagtagtggtgctaccgagccactcttggtgatggacattgaagtcccccacccagagtacattttgtgcccttactaccctcagtgcttcctccaagtggtgttcaacatggaggaggactgattcatcagctgagggagggcggtaggtggtaatcatcaggaggtttccttgcccatgtttgacctgatgccatgagatttcatggggtccagagtcaatgttgaggactcccagggccactccctcctgcctgtatatctctgtaccgccacctctggtcggtctgtcctgccggtgggacaggacatacccagggatggtgatggaagagtctgggacgttggctgaaagatatgattctgtgagtatggctatgtcaggctgttgcttgactagtctgtgggacagctctcccaattttggcacaagtccccagatgttagtgaggaggaccttgcagggtcaactgggcttggtttgcctttgtcgtgtctggtgtgatttagacaatttgggtgagtgggcaagaacatggcagatgcagtataacgtggataaatgtgaggttatccactttggttgtaaaaacagaaaggcagagtattatctgaatggtgatagattgggaaaaggggaggtgcaacgagacctgggtgtccttgtacaccagtcactgaaagcgagcgttCAGGTGCAGCaatcagttaggaaggtgaatggtatgttggccttcattgcaagaggatttgagtacaggagcagggatgtcttactgcagttatacagggccttggtgaaaccacatctggagtattatgtgcagttttggtctccttatctgaggaaggatgtccttgccatggagggagtgcaacaaaggtttaccagactgattcccgggatggcaggactgacgtatgaggagagattgggtcgactaggcctatattcactagagtttagaagaatgagagatgatctcatcgaaacatataaaattctaacaggactagacagaccagatgcagggaggatgttcccgatggctggggagtccagaaccaggggtcacagtctcaggatacggggtacgccatttagaaccgagatgagtagaaatttcttctttcagagggtggtgaacctgtggaattctctaccacagaaggcagtggaggccaagtcattagatgtattcaagaaggagatagatatatttcttaatgctaaagggatcaagggatatgaagaaaaagcaggaacagggtactgagttagacgatcagccatgatcattttgaatggcggagcaggcctgaagggccgaatggcctactcttgcccctattttctatgtttcgatgttACTGATAAAGTCCTTTTCTTGCCCTCCAGACAGCTCAGCTGCAGCTGGCCAAACAGAATGTGCTGGACCATCCAGGCAACGAGACCAATCAGGAGGTGGCCCGGGAGCTGAAGCACAGGTAGGAGCATTGCCATCTCGGTGTAGCTGTCCCCAGGTCCATCGCACTGCCCGTGTCTCACCGGGGGCTCCTGTCCCTACACTCTCACCAGGGGCGGCGGAGACCGCAACctcctggggggggaggggggctcagAGGAAGGGTTTACTGCCCAGCGTGTTCCGCAAAGCCGTTGGTTATAAcgatcaggaaaagctgaacaggctggtgctcaggaaggcctaatagaggtctttagaattatagaaagaaagaaagaacttgcatttacacagcgcctttcacaacctcaggacgtcccaaagcgctttacaaccagtgaaatacttttgaagtgtagtcactgttgaagtgtaggaaatgcgacagcgaatttgtgcacagcaagatcccacaaacagcaatgtgatactgaccagatcatctgatttttagtgatgttggttgagggatgaatattggccgcaGGACACCgtcgagaactcccctgctcttcttccagtagtggccatgggatcttttatgtccacctgagacggggcctcggtttaacgtctcatccgaaagacagcacctccaacagtgcagcactccctcagcactgcccctctgacagtgcagcactccctcagcactgcccctcgacagtgcagcactccctcagcactgcccctctgacagtgcagcactccctcagcactgaccctcgacagtgcagcactccctcagcactgatcctcgacagtgcagcactccctcagcactgaccctcgacagtgcagcactccctcagcactgaccctcgacagtgcagcactccctcagcactgaccctcgacagtgcagcactccctcagcactgcccctctgacagtgcagcactccctcagcactgcccctcgacagtgcagcgctccctcagcactgcccctctgacagtgcagcactccctcagcactgcccctcgacagtgcagcactccctcagcactgaccctcgacagtgcagcactccctcagcactgcccctctgacagtgcagcactccctcagcactgcccctctgacagtgcagcactccctcagcactgcccctcgacagtgcagcgctcccccaacACTGCACTGtccgcctagattttgtgctgaagataGTGTAACGGGcgattgaacccacgacctctcacccaggggcgagagtgctccccactgagacacagctgaTACTCTTAAGAAAGGGTTCGATGGGgtcgatgtagagaagatgtttccatttgtgggggagaccagaactagaggtcatcaatataagatagtcaccaataaatccaatggggaattcaggagaaacttctttacccagagagtggtgagaatgtggaactcgctcccacaaggagtggttgaggcgaatagcaaagatacatttaaggggaagctggataaacacatgagggagaaaggaatagaaggatatgggatagggtgagatgaagtagggagggaggaggctcgtgtggagcataaacaccagcatggacctgttgggccgaatggcctgtttctgagctgtaaagtttatgtaattctatgtagtggtGAGGATGTAGGGTGAGTGCTGTGCCAGATCTGCCGCAGTTTAATTACACTTTGTAGTTCCGTAGCAGAGTCTGTTTCTTGTCACAGATACTCGTGTGTACGCCCTGTCTCTCCTGCTTCACCACTGACGTGCGTAGCCCCATCTTAAACGTATTGTCGTTTTGCACCCCCCGGTTGTACTCACTCTGTCGGGGGGTGGGAGGGTCCCCTGCGTCTTGAGTAGATTAACAGTCCGCTTCTGCTGCCGATGTCCCCCCGGAGCCATCCTGTAGGCTGTGATTCAGCAATCCTAACcggcctccagccctacaaccctcccagatctctgcactcctccaattctggcctcttgcgcatccccgattttctttgttccaccattggcggccgtgccttcagctgcctaggccctaagctctggaattcccttcctaaacctctccgcctctctctcctcctttaagacgctccttaaaacctccctctttgaccaaacttttggtcacctgtcctaatatctccttatgtggctcggtgtcaaattttgtttgataatcgctcctgtgaagcgcctcgggacgttttactacattaaaggtgctatataaatgcaagttgtgtttgTTTGGCGTGCGTtcctgtatattctgagacctggcaggtaacacctgtctgtctgcacactgattgccttggcaacgggcagtt belongs to Heptranchias perlo isolate sHepPer1 chromosome 29, sHepPer1.hap1, whole genome shotgun sequence and includes:
- the rex1bd gene encoding required for excision 1-B domain-containing protein, yielding MSAGGLNALVRRLYALQEERVEAYRLFDLGHQAYLRSAPNYDFIQYRQLVHEITQAFNRISKEVIQLKDRFHEEYDRPDLSEHIERVQEREREKLELTAQLQLAKQNVLDHPGNETNQEVARELKHRINKTIEAINEILQDFKYDSEEIEGSG